In Rubrobacter radiotolerans DSM 5868, a genomic segment contains:
- a CDS encoding NUDIX hydrolase, with amino-acid sequence MSSSSNEWRTLGSRYLHRTPWFAFRLDTVELPDGAVIEYGVFEGRSVALVLALTPEDEVLFVRQWRQPVGELSLSLPGGMVDADESPREAAARELCEETGYRPEGLEFLFSAHTSPGRTTEVCHVFRCRVSGRAGDAPDPTEFLEVVALGREAIRRAVFGGEITDAVTLLALFRAGVVSG; translated from the coding sequence TTGAGTTCTTCGAGCAACGAGTGGCGGACGCTCGGGAGCAGGTACCTGCACCGCACGCCGTGGTTTGCGTTCCGGCTCGACACCGTAGAGCTCCCGGACGGCGCGGTTATCGAGTACGGGGTCTTCGAGGGGCGGTCCGTCGCGCTCGTGCTCGCGCTTACGCCGGAGGACGAGGTGCTGTTCGTCCGGCAGTGGCGCCAGCCCGTAGGGGAGCTGTCCCTGAGCCTCCCGGGCGGGATGGTGGACGCGGACGAGAGCCCCAGGGAGGCCGCCGCGCGCGAGCTTTGCGAGGAGACCGGCTACAGGCCCGAGGGGCTGGAGTTCCTCTTCAGCGCCCACACCTCGCCGGGGCGCACGACGGAGGTCTGCCACGTCTTCCGGTGCCGGGTGTCCGGTAGGGCCGGGGACGCGCCGGACCCGACGGAGTTTCTGGAGGTCGTCGCGCTCGGACGGGAGGCCATCCGGCGCGCGGTCTTTGGAGGGGAGATCACGGACGCCGTTACGCTGCTCGCGCTCTTCCGGGCGGGCGTGGTCTCCGGTTGA
- a CDS encoding 4Fe-4S dicluster domain-containing protein: MAYVITEPCIGTKDQSCVEVCPVDCIYDGGDHFMINPEECIDCGACEPECPVEAIYPEDEVPEEMESYITKAAEYDFGS, encoded by the coding sequence ATGGCCTACGTTATTACAGAGCCGTGTATTGGGACGAAGGACCAGAGCTGCGTCGAGGTCTGCCCGGTTGACTGCATCTACGACGGGGGCGACCACTTCATGATCAACCCCGAGGAGTGCATCGACTGCGGCGCTTGCGAGCCGGAATGCCCGGTAGAGGCCATCTACCCCGAGGACGAGGTCCCGGAGGAGATGGAGAGCTACATCACCAAGGCCGCCGAGTACGACTTCGGCTCCTAG
- a CDS encoding Crp/Fnr family transcriptional regulator: MYGESVPPAWARLPGARCRAVEHLAKLEGFKEFEALHGLDEEFFQALSIASEVIEVGAGTPLYREGEPSGAVYFVREGRVKLFRSIGGPKPRDQILGVLGSGSVLGLASAVEGLPQSQAATALTDCTLHAVFRDELIGIMERFPKAALSLTRTLAVRSRELEDLVSNLVFHSAPQRVARLLLALATEEGRVTKRGVVFSPSLSRQEMAEATGISREALSRALSRLAQEDVLDLDGKNITILQPAELRART, encoded by the coding sequence GTGTACGGTGAGAGCGTCCCTCCGGCGTGGGCGAGGCTCCCGGGAGCGCGCTGCCGGGCCGTCGAGCACCTCGCGAAGCTCGAAGGTTTCAAGGAGTTCGAGGCTCTTCACGGCCTCGACGAGGAGTTCTTTCAGGCCCTCTCCATCGCCTCCGAGGTAATAGAGGTCGGAGCCGGGACGCCTCTCTACCGCGAGGGTGAGCCCTCCGGCGCGGTCTACTTCGTGCGCGAGGGCCGGGTGAAGCTCTTTCGCTCGATAGGCGGCCCGAAGCCCCGCGACCAGATACTCGGCGTCCTCGGCAGCGGCTCCGTGCTCGGTCTCGCCTCCGCCGTCGAAGGGCTCCCGCAGTCCCAGGCCGCAACGGCCCTAACCGACTGCACCCTGCACGCCGTCTTCCGCGACGAGCTTATCGGTATCATGGAACGCTTCCCCAAAGCCGCGCTCAGCCTCACCCGGACCCTCGCCGTACGCTCCCGCGAACTCGAAGACCTTGTCTCGAACCTCGTCTTCCACTCCGCACCGCAAAGGGTCGCCCGGCTCCTTCTCGCCCTCGCAACCGAGGAGGGACGCGTAACCAAGCGCGGCGTCGTATTCTCGCCCTCCCTCTCGCGCCAGGAGATGGCCGAGGCGACCGGCATAAGCCGCGAAGCCCTCTCCCGGGCCCTCAGCCGGCTCGCCCAGGAAGACGTCCTCGACCTCGACGGCAAGAACATAACTATCCTCCAGCCCGCCGAGCTCCGCGCTCGTACCTGA
- a CDS encoding DHA2 family efflux MFS transporter permease subunit — translation MSERREGTEASGGTGSPEKAPRRWLVLSAVSVGTFMATLNTSIVNVSLPTIGEEFGVGVSGVEWIVISYLLATGTLLLTFGRLGDVAGYRKTYVLGFALFTLAGTASGLAGGLVSLTALRVLQGIGAAAVQAVGPAIISSTFGAKERGKALGVNAISVSVGLALGPTLGGVIAEVASWRWIFFINLPIGLAGLLWVLRVLPNDARRSGQSFDPLGAVLAGAALFLFLFAVVEGARWGWSSPTILILFAASLVLGAVFVLVELRIAQPMFDLGLFRIRAFAAGNFSLLAAFVALLSATFLMPFFLQSAQGLSVLKAGLLITPLSLTALVVAPFSGALSDRIGTRALSTAGLGFIALGLFTLTGIDLDTSAPGVVWRLVIVGFGLGLFGSPNQSAILGSVPAPRLGTASGTIAQMRITGQVLGVAASGAILSATLPDYTRDLAARLPEAAARSEALVLSIQDALYFSAALALLGMLASLFRGRPAGKTDPSRQTEPAGQ, via the coding sequence ATGAGCGAGCGACGAGAGGGTACGGAAGCGTCCGGCGGGACGGGCAGTCCGGAGAAGGCTCCGAGACGCTGGCTCGTGCTCTCTGCGGTCTCGGTCGGGACGTTCATGGCGACGCTCAACACCTCGATCGTGAACGTCTCCCTGCCGACGATCGGGGAGGAGTTCGGGGTCGGGGTCTCAGGGGTGGAGTGGATCGTGATCTCCTACCTGCTCGCGACGGGGACGCTCCTCTTGACCTTCGGACGGCTCGGGGACGTTGCGGGATATCGCAAGACCTACGTGCTCGGGTTCGCGCTCTTCACGCTCGCCGGGACGGCCTCGGGGCTTGCGGGCGGGCTTGTCTCCCTCACGGCGCTGCGGGTGCTTCAGGGGATAGGCGCGGCGGCGGTCCAGGCGGTCGGACCGGCGATAATCTCCTCCACCTTCGGCGCAAAGGAGCGTGGCAAGGCGCTCGGCGTGAACGCTATAAGCGTCTCCGTCGGGCTCGCGCTCGGACCGACCCTCGGGGGTGTGATCGCCGAGGTCGCCTCGTGGCGCTGGATCTTCTTTATAAACCTCCCGATAGGCCTCGCCGGGCTCCTCTGGGTTCTTCGCGTCCTCCCGAACGATGCCCGTCGCTCGGGGCAGTCTTTCGATCCGCTCGGGGCGGTCCTCGCCGGGGCGGCGCTCTTTCTCTTTCTCTTCGCCGTTGTCGAGGGCGCCAGATGGGGCTGGTCGAGTCCGACCATCCTGATCCTCTTTGCGGCCTCGCTCGTTCTCGGGGCGGTGTTCGTCCTTGTGGAGCTGCGTATCGCGCAGCCGATGTTCGACCTCGGGCTCTTTCGCATCCGGGCCTTCGCCGCCGGGAACTTCAGCCTGCTCGCCGCGTTCGTCGCGCTTCTCTCTGCAACGTTCCTTATGCCGTTCTTTCTTCAGTCGGCGCAGGGCCTGAGCGTCCTGAAAGCCGGGCTCCTGATCACCCCGCTCTCCCTGACGGCGCTCGTCGTCGCGCCGTTCAGCGGCGCGCTCTCGGACCGCATCGGCACGCGCGCTCTCTCGACCGCCGGGCTCGGCTTTATCGCTCTCGGTCTCTTCACCCTTACGGGGATAGACCTCGATACGAGCGCTCCGGGCGTTGTCTGGCGGCTCGTGATCGTCGGCTTCGGCCTCGGGCTCTTCGGCAGCCCGAACCAGTCGGCCATCCTCGGCTCCGTTCCGGCCCCGCGCCTCGGAACAGCCTCGGGGACGATCGCTCAGATGAGGATCACGGGCCAGGTCCTCGGCGTCGCGGCGAGCGGAGCCATCCTCTCGGCCACGCTCCCGGACTACACTCGCGACCTCGCCGCTCGTCTCCCCGAGGCCGCCGCAAGAAGCGAGGCGCTCGTCCTCTCGATCCAGGACGCTCTCTACTTCTCCGCCGCCCTCGCTCTCCTCGGCATGCTCGCAAGCCTCTTCCGGGGCCGTCCGGCGGGCAAAACGGACCCCTCCCGCCAAACAGAGCCCGCCGGACAATGA
- a CDS encoding SDR family NAD(P)-dependent oxidoreductase, with product MGRLQDKVAVITGASKGLGRALAKAYAAEGAKVVANARSEESLREVVREVEESGGEALAVAADISKAEGARRLVEAAVERFGRIDVLVNNAGLLGSRVPLADYPEDEWVEVIEANVNGPFFVTKYATPHLSEGASIINLVSGASVGARANWGAYSVSKFAVEGFSGNLALELKDRGIRVNAVDPGGMRTDMRAAAYPEEDPETKITPEENTEVFLYLASDDSREVTGERFKAQEFGESLGTA from the coding sequence ATGGGCAGGCTGCAGGACAAGGTCGCCGTTATAACTGGGGCGAGCAAGGGGCTCGGGCGGGCGCTCGCAAAGGCGTACGCCGCCGAAGGCGCGAAGGTCGTTGCGAACGCCCGGAGCGAGGAGAGCCTGCGGGAGGTCGTCCGGGAGGTCGAGGAGTCGGGCGGCGAGGCGCTTGCCGTTGCGGCGGACATCTCGAAGGCCGAAGGGGCGAGGCGACTCGTCGAGGCGGCGGTCGAACGGTTCGGGAGAATAGACGTGCTCGTCAACAACGCCGGGCTCCTCGGCTCGCGCGTGCCGCTCGCGGACTATCCGGAGGATGAGTGGGTGGAGGTGATCGAAGCAAACGTCAACGGACCGTTCTTTGTTACGAAGTACGCAACGCCGCACCTCTCCGAGGGAGCCTCGATAATAAACCTCGTGAGCGGCGCGAGCGTCGGGGCACGCGCGAACTGGGGAGCCTACTCGGTGAGCAAGTTCGCCGTCGAGGGCTTCAGCGGCAACCTCGCCCTGGAGCTAAAGGACCGGGGCATCCGCGTCAACGCCGTGGACCCCGGCGGGATGCGCACCGACATGCGCGCCGCCGCCTACCCGGAGGAGGACCCGGAGACCAAGATCACCCCCGAAGAGAACACCGAGGTCTTTCTCTACCTCGCCTCGGATGACTCGCGGGAGGTCACCGGCGAGCGCTTCAAGGCCCAGGAGTTCGGGGAGAGCCTCGGTACGGCCTAG
- a CDS encoding sortase, whose amino-acid sequence MNRAARREHGGSPLGSVFFGVLSLVMVLAGAGLIASFFMAGGLSSAASGAGGAGGFNVPTLEEENQSAGGPQDRTLVLDVPQMSRIDEAEVPSASGTDTEALDSNKAVHLRGTGFPWEEGANVYIAGHRLGYPGSESFLAFYDLTNLENGDEVYLTDSNGTRYTYRVFRELTVSPTDLSVTEPVEGKSVLTLQTCTLPDYSQRLVVQAELVNTEEDFA is encoded by the coding sequence TTGAACAGAGCAGCGCGCAGGGAACACGGAGGCTCGCCCCTCGGGAGCGTCTTTTTCGGGGTCTTGAGCCTCGTGATGGTGCTCGCCGGGGCTGGGCTTATCGCCTCGTTCTTTATGGCCGGAGGTCTCTCCTCGGCGGCCTCGGGGGCCGGAGGGGCGGGCGGTTTCAACGTCCCGACGCTCGAAGAGGAGAACCAGAGCGCCGGTGGACCGCAGGACCGGACGCTCGTGCTCGACGTGCCGCAGATGAGCCGCATAGACGAGGCCGAGGTCCCGAGCGCCTCCGGCACCGACACCGAGGCCCTCGACTCGAACAAGGCCGTTCACCTGCGCGGGACGGGCTTCCCCTGGGAGGAGGGCGCGAACGTCTACATCGCCGGGCATCGCCTCGGCTACCCCGGCTCCGAGAGCTTTCTCGCCTTCTACGACCTCACGAACCTTGAGAACGGCGACGAGGTCTACCTCACCGACTCGAACGGGACCCGCTACACCTACCGGGTCTTCCGCGAGCTGACCGTGAGCCCGACCGACCTCTCCGTGACCGAGCCCGTCGAGGGCAAGAGCGTCCTTACCCTCCAGACCTGTACCCTCCCGGACTACTCCCAGCGTCTCGTCGTGCAGGCCGAGCTCGTGAACACCGAAGAGGACTTCGCCTAG
- a CDS encoding sulfurtransferase: MPEKPENFDPLATTAWLAEHLDDGDVRVVDIRGYVRKTDLGDGRQAAEYVAARDEYDEAHIPGAVFVDWTRDITDPDDPVPAQLALPERFGALMEELGIGDGTHVVVYDHAGGQFATRLWWALLFYGHDRTSVLDGGFRRWTEEGRPVSAEVPEPAPATFTPHPHPGLRSSAEDVLAASQEGRGTILDARDAGQYTGAVVRGEGRAGHVPGAKHLHADTLLRQEGGFLPQEEAERRLREAGVPESREEPVVAYCNGGVAATVTLFALYRLGYRDLSNYDGSWNEWGVRSDLPAEV, from the coding sequence ATGCCTGAGAAGCCCGAGAACTTCGACCCGCTCGCGACGACCGCCTGGCTCGCCGAGCACCTCGACGACGGGGACGTGCGCGTTGTGGACATCCGGGGCTACGTCAGAAAGACGGACCTCGGGGACGGTCGGCAGGCCGCCGAGTACGTCGCCGCCCGCGACGAGTACGACGAGGCGCATATCCCGGGCGCGGTCTTTGTTGACTGGACCCGCGACATAACCGACCCGGACGACCCCGTCCCGGCCCAGCTCGCCCTGCCCGAGCGTTTCGGAGCGCTCATGGAGGAGCTCGGGATCGGCGACGGAACCCACGTCGTTGTCTACGATCACGCCGGGGGACAGTTCGCAACTCGCCTTTGGTGGGCGCTCCTCTTCTACGGCCACGACCGGACGAGCGTCCTCGACGGCGGTTTCAGGCGCTGGACGGAGGAGGGACGCCCCGTGAGCGCCGAGGTCCCCGAGCCCGCTCCCGCGACCTTCACCCCGCATCCGCACCCCGGGCTCCGCTCCTCGGCCGAAGACGTGCTCGCGGCCTCGCAGGAGGGACGCGGGACCATTCTCGACGCTCGCGATGCCGGGCAGTACACCGGCGCGGTCGTACGCGGCGAGGGGCGAGCCGGACACGTACCCGGCGCAAAGCACCTCCACGCCGACACGCTCCTTCGGCAGGAGGGCGGGTTCCTTCCGCAAGAGGAGGCCGAGCGGCGGCTTCGTGAGGCCGGAGTTCCGGAGAGCCGGGAGGAGCCCGTCGTCGCGTACTGCAACGGCGGCGTGGCGGCGACGGTAACGCTCTTCGCGCTCTACCGGCTCGGCTACCGGGACCTCTCTAACTACGACGGCTCTTGGAACGAGTGGGGTGTCCGGAGCGATCTCCCGGCGGAGGTGTAG
- a CDS encoding HDIG domain-containing metalloprotein — MHVKRKLEVPRPLVRLGKEFRAAGHELYLVGGFVRDSLSARKDAQPDVDATTDARPEEFKPLLSRRARGLWDVGERFGTIGAFVGEFAVEVTTYRSDLYTAGSRHPEVTFGETLEDDLARRDFTINAVAADAVTGEVHDPFEGLKDLESGVIRAVGDPLLRMRDDPLRMLRAVRFETTLSTREKPFAMTADLEDAIRENADWLSSISAERIREEFEKILLSENVSRGVRTLVRLGLMPYVVPEFMETVSVEQDAEFHHKDVFEHTLLVVESVEADPVLRKAAFFHDIGKPRTLGFEHRCTYCGAKSVQKTSDEGECPECGGRTLPKKVHFYGHENVGAHIARRAMKRLAYPKDETEAVVHLVSNHMRPMSYAMARDPWSDSAVRRFVRDTYLARGERVLVTVDDLMKLARADITGSAPRRRNVAVESWRSLKERVDEVRAQDAVEKLASPLDGNELMRGFDRPPGPWIRAVKDYLEGEVVEGRLAKDDKETAWSLARAFVEKNEATGDGRP; from the coding sequence ATGCACGTGAAGAGAAAACTTGAGGTCCCGCGTCCGCTTGTCCGGCTCGGCAAGGAGTTCCGCGCCGCCGGACACGAGCTCTACCTTGTCGGGGGGTTCGTGCGCGACTCGCTCTCGGCGCGCAAAGACGCCCAACCCGACGTAGACGCCACGACCGACGCCCGCCCCGAGGAGTTCAAGCCGCTCCTCTCGCGGCGCGCTCGCGGGCTCTGGGACGTAGGGGAGAGGTTCGGGACGATCGGCGCCTTTGTCGGGGAGTTCGCCGTGGAGGTAACGACCTACCGCAGCGACCTCTACACCGCGGGCAGCCGCCACCCGGAGGTAACGTTCGGCGAGACGCTCGAAGACGACCTGGCAAGGCGCGACTTCACGATCAACGCCGTCGCCGCCGACGCCGTAACGGGCGAGGTCCATGACCCGTTCGAGGGGCTCAAGGACCTTGAGAGCGGCGTGATCCGGGCCGTCGGAGACCCGCTGCTTCGCATGCGCGACGACCCCTTGCGGATGCTCCGAGCCGTGCGCTTCGAGACGACGCTCTCCACGCGGGAGAAACCCTTTGCCATGACCGCCGACCTTGAAGACGCTATTCGGGAGAACGCCGACTGGCTTTCTAGCATCTCCGCAGAGCGCATCCGGGAGGAGTTCGAGAAGATCCTCCTCAGCGAGAACGTCTCCCGGGGCGTAAGAACGCTCGTGCGGCTCGGGCTGATGCCCTACGTCGTCCCGGAGTTCATGGAGACCGTCTCCGTCGAGCAGGACGCCGAGTTTCACCACAAGGACGTCTTCGAGCACACCCTCCTCGTCGTCGAGAGCGTCGAGGCGGACCCGGTCCTCAGAAAAGCGGCCTTCTTCCACGACATAGGAAAGCCCCGCACGTTGGGCTTCGAGCACCGCTGCACGTACTGCGGGGCCAAGAGCGTGCAGAAGACCTCCGACGAGGGCGAGTGCCCCGAGTGCGGCGGGAGGACGCTCCCGAAAAAGGTCCACTTCTACGGCCACGAGAACGTAGGGGCGCACATCGCCCGCCGGGCCATGAAGCGGCTCGCCTACCCGAAGGACGAGACCGAGGCCGTCGTACACCTCGTCTCGAACCACATGCGTCCGATGAGCTACGCGATGGCTCGCGACCCGTGGAGCGACTCGGCGGTCAGGCGCTTCGTGCGCGACACCTACCTCGCGCGCGGCGAGCGGGTCCTTGTAACGGTCGACGACCTGATGAAGCTCGCCCGGGCCGACATAACCGGTAGCGCTCCGCGCAGAAGGAACGTCGCGGTCGAGTCCTGGAGGAGCCTTAAGGAGCGGGTAGACGAGGTGAGAGCGCAGGACGCGGTGGAGAAGCTCGCGAGCCCGCTCGACGGCAACGAGCTTATGCGGGGCTTCGACCGGCCTCCGGGGCCCTGGATCCGGGCCGTAAAAGACTACCTCGAAGGCGAGGTCGTCGAGGGCCGTCTGGCGAAGGACGACAAGGAGACCGCCTGGTCTCTTGCCCGCGCCTTCGTCGAAAAGAACGAGGCTACCGGAGACGGACGTCCCTGA
- a CDS encoding anti-sigma factor antagonist (This anti-anti-sigma factor, or anti-sigma factor antagonist, belongs to a family that includes characterized members SpoIIAA, RsbV, RsfA, and RsfB.) — protein MDFDVSIDEHAEEYSIVTVRGEVDLHTAPKVQYAIERAQENGGGPVVVVDMGGIDFMDSTALSMFARCKDNLEGQGTHLRFAAPSKAVERIFSVTGFRDYFDIFPTREEATA, from the coding sequence ATGGACTTCGACGTTAGCATAGACGAGCACGCCGAGGAGTACTCGATCGTGACCGTCCGAGGAGAGGTTGACCTGCACACCGCCCCGAAGGTGCAGTACGCAATAGAGCGGGCCCAGGAGAACGGCGGCGGACCGGTCGTCGTCGTGGACATGGGCGGCATAGACTTCATGGACTCGACGGCGCTCTCGATGTTCGCCCGCTGCAAGGACAACCTTGAGGGACAGGGCACCCACCTGCGCTTCGCCGCTCCCTCCAAGGCCGTCGAGCGGATCTTCTCCGTCACCGGTTTTCGCGACTACTTCGACATCTTCCCGACCCGCGAGGAGGCGACCGCCTGA
- a CDS encoding NYN domain-containing protein, with translation MPFGFENTSGDPAGSGRARERVAVFVDGANLYHSIKSYYNAVLDYDRLLSAAVAGRSLLRATFYIVEKVERAESEEGQSGSARSFVYNLNNFGYKVRSKPLTVFESFSPSGERIVSHKGDWDVGIVVDMFRLARHADTFVLVSGDGDYIEAIDVLQSEHGLRVEVISALQCTSQALLDICDSHTDLSEIPDLFKNRSSKSASQPQEAADAPRRL, from the coding sequence ATGCCTTTCGGTTTCGAGAACACGTCCGGCGATCCTGCCGGGTCGGGACGCGCCAGAGAACGCGTTGCGGTCTTTGTCGACGGGGCGAACCTGTATCACTCGATCAAGAGCTACTACAACGCCGTCCTCGACTACGACCGGCTCCTCTCGGCGGCCGTCGCCGGGCGCTCGCTTCTGCGCGCGACGTTCTACATCGTCGAGAAGGTCGAGCGGGCGGAGAGCGAGGAAGGGCAGTCGGGCTCGGCTCGTTCCTTTGTCTACAACCTCAACAACTTCGGCTACAAGGTCCGCTCCAAACCCCTGACCGTCTTCGAGTCGTTCTCCCCTTCTGGCGAGCGGATCGTCTCGCACAAGGGCGACTGGGACGTCGGCATCGTCGTAGATATGTTTCGCCTCGCCCGCCACGCCGATACCTTCGTGCTCGTCTCGGGCGACGGCGACTACATCGAGGCAATAGACGTCCTGCAGTCCGAGCACGGCCTGCGCGTCGAGGTCATCAGCGCGCTGCAGTGCACCTCGCAGGCGCTCCTCGACATCTGCGACTCGCACACGGACCTCTCGGAGATACCGGACCTCTTCAAGAACCGCTCCTCGAAGTCGGCCTCCCAGCCTCAGGAGGCCGCGGACGCTCCCCGCCGGCTCTAG
- the murB gene encoding UDP-N-acetylmuramate dehydrogenase — translation MSTRTLHHLFPSAKLDEPLSRYTAWKIGGPADALLEPKSVDELVEAVRTAREKGVPVTVLGGGTNVLVRDGGIRGLVIRLAKSLKGVEFDAADGDGPVLTAEAGALYPVLANAAASRGLAGMEFATGIPGTVGGAVYMNAGAYGSETREVMISADILRDGEVVPMTSADLKQSYRYSILHERPDWTVLRARYRLSPGDPEEMKARIKEYRAQRMTGSPSKPSCGSTFKRPPGDFPGRVIEEAGLKGTTIGNIQVSPVHANYFVNLGGAKAEDALAMIEHVKKTVKERLGIDLELEVRIIGEPL, via the coding sequence GTGTCTACACGAACTCTACATCACCTCTTTCCCTCGGCAAAGCTCGACGAGCCGCTCTCTCGCTACACGGCCTGGAAGATCGGCGGCCCCGCCGACGCTCTTCTCGAACCGAAGAGCGTAGACGAGCTCGTCGAGGCCGTCCGCACCGCTCGCGAGAAAGGCGTCCCCGTTACCGTCCTCGGCGGCGGGACGAACGTCCTCGTGCGCGACGGGGGCATCCGGGGTCTCGTCATCCGCCTCGCCAAGTCCCTCAAGGGCGTCGAGTTCGACGCCGCCGACGGTGACGGGCCGGTCCTCACCGCCGAGGCCGGGGCGCTCTACCCGGTCCTTGCGAACGCGGCGGCGAGCCGGGGCCTCGCGGGGATGGAGTTCGCGACCGGCATCCCCGGCACCGTCGGCGGTGCGGTCTACATGAACGCCGGGGCCTACGGCTCGGAGACGCGGGAGGTCATGATCTCCGCCGACATCCTCCGGGACGGAGAGGTCGTCCCGATGACCTCTGCCGACCTGAAGCAGTCCTACCGCTACAGCATCCTCCATGAACGTCCGGACTGGACGGTCCTCCGGGCGCGCTACCGGCTCTCTCCGGGAGACCCGGAAGAGATGAAGGCCCGCATAAAGGAGTACCGCGCCCAGCGCATGACGGGCTCCCCGAGCAAGCCGAGCTGCGGCTCGACCTTCAAGCGTCCGCCCGGCGACTTCCCGGGCCGCGTCATCGAGGAGGCCGGGCTGAAGGGAACGACGATCGGAAACATCCAGGTCTCCCCGGTCCACGCAAACTACTTTGTAAACCTCGGCGGCGCAAAGGCCGAGGATGCCCTCGCCATGATCGAGCACGTAAAAAAGACCGTCAAAGAACGCCTCGGCATAGACCTCGAACTCGAGGTCCGCATAATCGGCGAACCGCTCTAG
- a CDS encoding sugar phosphate nucleotidyltransferase, whose amino-acid sequence MVLAAGKGTRLFPLTGEVPKPMAPVVDRPIIEHIFELLAAHGIEEIHANVFYLADALLAEYGERSEIRGMEVNLSREERLLGTAGGVKRLSEHFDGTFVVISGDALTDVDISEMVAFHREKGALATIALRRVYDTSEFGVVELDEEANILGFQEKPDPQDAISTLANTGIYVFEPEALDYIPQDEFFDFAKDVFPLFLEKGERFVGYQGDFYWSDIGTLAAYRQAHYDALSGRVKVRVPGEKRNGSVWVGEDAMIHPSVNFEGYVVVGSEAVIGRDVTLEGDVTIGRDCWIRKNATLKSTILLPGASVGEGAYLEDCIVGHGYDVRAGEIIRGGALIRNPN is encoded by the coding sequence ATGGTGCTCGCGGCGGGCAAGGGAACGCGGCTCTTTCCGCTTACGGGCGAGGTCCCCAAGCCGATGGCCCCGGTCGTTGATCGGCCGATCATCGAGCACATCTTCGAGCTTCTGGCGGCGCACGGGATAGAGGAGATCCACGCCAACGTCTTCTACCTCGCCGACGCTCTTCTTGCGGAGTACGGGGAGCGCTCGGAGATACGGGGCATGGAGGTCAACCTCTCGCGCGAGGAGCGGCTCCTCGGGACGGCGGGCGGGGTGAAGCGTCTCTCCGAGCACTTCGACGGGACGTTCGTCGTGATCTCGGGCGACGCTCTGACGGACGTGGACATCTCGGAGATGGTCGCCTTTCACCGGGAGAAGGGGGCGCTTGCGACGATCGCTCTTCGCAGGGTCTACGACACGTCGGAGTTCGGGGTCGTGGAGCTCGATGAGGAGGCGAACATCCTGGGCTTTCAGGAGAAGCCGGACCCGCAGGACGCCATCAGCACCCTTGCGAACACGGGCATCTACGTCTTCGAGCCGGAGGCGCTCGACTACATCCCGCAGGATGAGTTCTTTGATTTCGCAAAGGACGTCTTTCCGCTCTTTCTCGAGAAGGGCGAGCGGTTCGTGGGGTATCAGGGGGACTTCTACTGGTCGGACATCGGGACGCTCGCGGCGTACCGGCAGGCTCACTACGACGCGCTCTCGGGGAGGGTGAAGGTCCGGGTGCCGGGTGAGAAGCGCAACGGCAGCGTGTGGGTCGGGGAGGACGCCATGATCCACCCCTCGGTCAACTTCGAGGGCTATGTGGTCGTGGGGAGCGAGGCGGTTATCGGGCGGGACGTAACGCTTGAGGGAGACGTAACGATCGGGCGGGACTGCTGGATCCGCAAGAACGCCACGCTCAAGAGCACGATCCTTCTACCGGGAGCTTCCGTCGGAGAGGGCGCTTACCTTGAGGACTGCATCGTCGGCCACGGCTACGACGTCCGGGCCGGGGAGATCATCCGCGGCGGGGCCCTTATAAGGAACCCGAACTAA
- a CDS encoding response regulator transcription factor encodes MSGTVLLVIGDDEERLRLRRALAGEGWRVIPAGTGHHARQMALRQDFDVAVVDNRLPDERGFQVISAVQKPEVATVALLRDEDTMDRIVGIELGADYYMRSPVNPRELVARVKQIFRKKSASSGREDGSPKIFVGDLEIDPEQVQVTKGGKEISLSRREFDLLCVLARRPGRVFERSALLRQVWGQDEYIDERTVNVYVQRLRTKLGDNSEKPKLIETVRGFGYRLVKPTS; translated from the coding sequence TTGAGCGGTACGGTTCTGTTGGTGATCGGGGACGACGAGGAGCGGTTGCGCCTCAGGCGGGCGCTTGCCGGCGAGGGGTGGAGGGTCATTCCGGCCGGGACGGGGCATCACGCCCGACAGATGGCCCTGAGGCAGGACTTCGATGTCGCCGTCGTGGACAACCGACTGCCCGACGAGCGGGGGTTTCAGGTGATCTCCGCCGTCCAGAAGCCGGAGGTCGCGACGGTCGCGCTGCTGCGTGATGAGGACACGATGGACAGGATCGTCGGGATAGAGCTCGGGGCTGACTACTACATGCGCTCACCCGTAAATCCGAGGGAGCTCGTTGCGCGGGTGAAGCAGATCTTCCGCAAAAAGAGCGCAAGCTCGGGGCGGGAAGATGGATCTCCGAAGATCTTTGTCGGGGACCTCGAGATAGACCCGGAGCAGGTCCAGGTCACGAAGGGGGGGAAGGAGATCTCCCTCTCGCGCCGGGAGTTCGACCTGCTCTGCGTGCTCGCTCGCAGGCCGGGGCGCGTCTTCGAGCGCTCGGCGCTTCTCAGGCAGGTCTGGGGACAGGACGAGTACATCGACGAGCGGACCGTCAACGTCTACGTCCAGCGCCTGAGGACCAAGCTCGGGGACAACTCCGAGAAGCCGAAGCTCATCGAGACCGTCCGGGGATTTGGCTACCGGCTCGTCAAGCCGACTTCCTGA